The region AAGGGGCTTCTAGCCTTAGATTCCAAGTTGACCATCGATGATAATTCACTTTATAGGCATCCGGAATTCTCTGAAACCCTTAAGAGTGATTCTAGAGACCTCTCCCCAGAAGAGGTTTTAGCTAGGGATTATGGTTTCAGTTATGTTAAGTTGGATGGTGATATTGGGATTATTGGTAATGGTGCTGGTTTAACCATGGCTTCACTTGACCTCATAGCCCACTTTGGAGGTAAACCTGCAAACTTCCTCGATATTGGTGGTGGCGCTAGGGCTGAAAGGGTTAAAGCTGCATTGAAACTACTTTTAACCGATGAGAGGGTTAAAGCTGTATTCATAAATGTTTATGGTGGGATAACTAGATGTGATGAAGTTGCTAGGGGGATTGTGGAAGCTTTAAATGAATCTGGAATTAAGAAGCCCCTTTCAGTTAGGCTTGTGGGTAATAGGGAGGAGGAGGGTGGAAGAATACTTAAGGAGGCTGGTATAAGCTACTTCACCAATGATGAAGATGCAGCTAAACATGCTGTTAAAATTGCATATGGGGGTGTATGAATATGCCAATAATTGTTGATAGGAATACAGTTCTATTGGTTCAAGGGATTACTGGTAGGGAGGGTAGCTACCACACTGAAGCCATGCTAAAGTATGGTACTCGTATAGAGGCTGGTACAAGTCCTGGTAAGGGTGGCATGAACGTTTCAGGAGTTCCAGTATATAATACCGTTAAGGAGGCTATTGATAAGCATCCAAACATAAATACCTCAATAGTCTTCGTTCCAGCACCCTTTGCATGTGATGCAGTTTATGAAGCTATAGATGCTGGTATAAAGAGGATCATCATTATAACTGAAGGTATCCCCCTCCACGATGAATTGAAATTGATAAGTTATGCTAGACTTAAGGGTATCATAATAGTTGGACCCAACTGTCCAGGTGCAATATCCCCTGGTGATAGGGTTAAGGTTGGAATTATGCCTGAAAGATCCTTTAAACCCGGCCACATAGGTATAGTTTCTAGGAGTGGAACTTTAACCTACGAGATTTCTGAAGCTCTAAGCTTGGCTGGTTTTGGCCAAAGTACCGTTGTTGGTATTGGTGGAGATCCAATTACTGGGTTGGATTTCATAGATGTTGTTGAAATGTTCTTTAATGATGCTGAGACTAGGGGGATTGTTGTTGTGGGGGAGATTGGTGGCGATGCTGAGGAGAGGTTGGCTTCATATATTAAGTCTGTTGGTTTGAGGAAGCCTATAATTGCCTTCATAGCTGGTAAAACTGCTCCTCCAGGTAAGAGGATGGGTCATGCTGGTGCGATAATAAGTATGGGTATGGGTTCAGCTGAATCCAAGATTAAAGCGCTTGAATCTGTTGGTATACCTGTGGCTTCAACGCCAATGCAGATAGTTGAATTAGCCAAGTTAAAGTTTATGTTTGGGGTTTACCCGTAACATTGTATGTCTAACTAATTAATTATTTTATGGGAAGTTTGATCCCTTAGACCTTAAGTTCAAATGATAGAATATATGGAAATGCAACTGCTTCCCATAGGTTATAATTCGTATGGCTCGTTACATCTTGTCCTTTAAAAATATTTCAGGATTCTTCTTGGTACTTTTCTGAAACTTCACCATGTAACCCGATGTATGTGTTTTGTAATAGGTTTCATCTTATTAAGATCTAGCCTCGGCGACCTAGTGGTGGCCACCTCTTTTTCGCTATCACTTCCCCCTTTATTCCAATTGTAACATCTTCAAAGGGGACATCCTTCCCACTTTTGTTTAAAGCTTCTCTGGCTATGTGAACAAGACCGTAACAGCAAGGGACTTCCATGTGGATGACATTCAAACTTTTTATGTTTGCCCCCCTTATTATCTGCTCAATTTTGTCCACATAGTCAGAAATGTCATCGAGTTTTGGGCAACCAGTAGCGATTGCTTTTCCTTTCATGAAATCAGTGTGGAAATTGGCGTAAGCGAAGGGGACGCAGTCAGCAACTAAAACAAAATCAGCATTCTGGAAATATGGTGCTTTCACCGAGACTAGACGAAGTTTTATAGGCCATTGATGGAGCTCAGAAATAATCCTTGGTTGTTCCTTTACCTCTTCATTCCTCCAATACTGCACATGGGCAGAAGGACAGACAGATATCTCCGCATGGGAAGTTGGGTGTTTAGTGGGAATTTCATGCACATATTTTTCCACCTTTTCTAAAAGTCCAAGTGGAAGTTCATGTGCATGTTCCCTCATATGTTCTAAGTGTTTCTCTAAAAGTTCAGGCGATGTTTCTTTAATATGTGTAATTACCCCCTCTTCATCATACTCTTCAGCTTCCCTTTCTTCAATAGATAATGCACCCTTTGGGCAGTAGCCAATACAGGCTCCTAGTCCATCACAAAAACTTTCTTTTACAAGCCTTACTTTTCCGTTAATAACCTTCAATGCTCCCTCAGGGCAAGAGGGTATACAAAGCCCGCATCCATCACATTTTTCCTCATCAATTTTGATGATCTTCCTCTTTCTTCTCATCATCCATCAACCTTCTAAAAGTTATGTTTAAGTCTTCTTCCCTACTCTAGCTCTAAGTTCTTCCGCTCTGTCTTGGGTTATTAGCTTTCTCTCTTCCAAATCGGCAATGCATTTTAATGCATATTCGCACCAAGTAACGCATGAAGCCGTTGCCTCCCTATACAATATCCGCCCACAATTGGGGCATTTGGCTTCTGTTTCATCACTGAAGAACTCTACCTCCCCACCGCAAGCTGGGCACGTCCTTATTATTATGCTAGGTCTGATCAATTCTCTAACACCAGGACATCTACTCCACATTTTGATCACCCTTCAATTGGTTCATCATAAAATCATCCTCATATAAATATTACAATAGTTATATATTAAATTATCCTCACGCGACTTTTTACTTAATTTAGCAAATAAAATCCATTATTATCTTCCACATTAGGTATTAATTTGATGAATCGCTTGTTTACTTACGCATAAAGTTCAAATTTAATTCGGAGTTAACCCCACTCTTCAACTTCATTATACCACTTTTTGCTTGTTCCAACTTTTGCTCGCATCTTCCAGCTTAAACTTTTAGGTTCCTCCTCGATCTTCTTCATTAACTTATCTATCCTATTAATGATGGTATCTGCCAATTCAGTTTCCAATTTGTTGTTGCGCATCTCCTTTACGGTTTCCTTAACTTTCCCTAGGTTTGTTGTGAATGTGTAGTAGAATCCCCAATCATTGCTTAATAGTTTGGCTATGTAATCTCCATTTATCCCGTTGTCTGAGTTTGTTACTTCGAAGGCTGCTAGTAGTGTTATGCTATCCTTTATATCCTTCTCATTTATCTTCACTATTTGCAGTTTTGTGAGTAGTAGTTCTGTTGGTGGAAGTGTATATTCCCCCTTCTCCAATCTATCTTTGAATGGAACTTCATGATTCATTCTAAGTTTATCGAAGAATACTTCCACCATTGGTATTCTGCCAACAATCTTCCCCTTATACTCTTGCTTTTCAGGTGAACCGTAGAATATGAGTCTCTTACCAGCATAGAAGGCTAGTGATGGTTGCCACACTATATATATCCCCTTCCTCCTCTCTTCAGTTAAGTATTTCAGTATCTTCTCCCTATCCCTCCCATACGCTGCTAGATCTATGTCTGTGAAAACTCTTTCTCCAAGTCTCTCCATCCTCTTCCATAGCTCTTCATATTTTGTTCCACTTATCAGTAGGTATATTGCTAGTCCACCCATAACTCTCATTACAATATTCCTTTCCCTAGCTTCATCCACTATTGATTTTGCTTCTTCAATGAATTCCATGGGTTTCGGATATATTTCTATTGGTATTTCTGTTGGTAATTTGAATTTTGCTAAACCCAATCTTGATCATCTCTGAATATTAGATTGTATTGTATGTACAATATTAACCTTTCTTGTCATCTAAATGAAAAATTAAAATTATACTTAAACTTTTCTGGGAAAAAAATGTGGGGTTTATTTTTATGCGGGTGGTATCTCTCCGAAGATTAGGTTTGGATCTATCCCCCTCTGCCTATTCTTCCAGTAGTAGTATGCGAATACTATTGTTCCAATTCCATACCATATTGCTCCGAAGGTTAATGCTGTAATGCTGGTTGTTGAGACACATAAGTAGTATATTATGAATTGTATAGCAACAGTAACTATTCCAACTATTGTTATCAATGGGACTCCCTTATACTCATATCTGTATCCAGCTTTCCAAGCATCTTCCTTAACGAATGGGTATATTAGTGCTCCCATCATTACCAGTAGTAGTAGGAATTGGTCGAAGAGTGTTGCGCTTACTGCAGCTGCATATATTCCCAGGTAGTGGGCAAATATTATCCCTGCGATTCCGAGGATGAATGATATTGTGTCTGCCACTAGTGGGCTTCCAGTTTTTGGATGTACGTATGCAACCTTTTCGGGTAGGAATCTATCGAAGGACATTGCGAACATAGTTCTTGAAGCCACTAGGAATCTTGTGGGTGGGGTATTGAATAGCCATAGTAATCCTGCAATGTATAGGAACATTTGTAGTGCAGGTATTCCAGGTATTAGTGATGCTGCCAAATGTGCAACGAATGGGGATCTAGCTGGTGGATTTATCACTAATTCCTTAACACCCTTAGTTATGGCTATATTGTACATTATTATCCAATCACCATAACAACTCCAGCTTAGTATTGCAGTTAACGAGTACAATATGAATAGTAGTATTGTGCCGCCAAACATGCTGTACATTATTGTCTTCTTTGGGCTTTTCACCTCTCCAGCCACGTATGCTGCTCTCTCAAAACCTTGATATGCAAATACTGCTGCGCTCATTATTGAGAATGTTGCACCCCACTGGAATGCGAAGGCTTCTGGTGTATACCCATACTTTACACCGAGTCTAACAATTTCATCGTATGCTCCAGCCCCCCATGTGGCATCATATAATGCCTTTACACTTCCTGGTG is a window of Candidatus Methanomethylicota archaeon DNA encoding:
- the sucD gene encoding succinate--CoA ligase subunit alpha; the encoded protein is MPIIVDRNTVLLVQGITGREGSYHTEAMLKYGTRIEAGTSPGKGGMNVSGVPVYNTVKEAIDKHPNINTSIVFVPAPFACDAVYEAIDAGIKRIIIITEGIPLHDELKLISYARLKGIIIVGPNCPGAISPGDRVKVGIMPERSFKPGHIGIVSRSGTLTYEISEALSLAGFGQSTVVGIGGDPITGLDFIDVVEMFFNDAETRGIVVVGEIGGDAEERLASYIKSVGLRKPIIAFIAGKTAPPGKRMGHAGAIISMGMGSAESKIKALESVGIPVASTPMQIVELAKLKFMFGVYP
- a CDS encoding 4Fe-4S binding protein, translating into MMRRKRKIIKIDEEKCDGCGLCIPSCPEGALKVINGKVRLVKESFCDGLGACIGYCPKGALSIEEREAEEYDEEGVITHIKETSPELLEKHLEHMREHAHELPLGLLEKVEKYVHEIPTKHPTSHAEISVCPSAHVQYWRNEEVKEQPRIISELHQWPIKLRLVSVKAPYFQNADFVLVADCVPFAYANFHTDFMKGKAIATGCPKLDDISDYVDKIEQIIRGANIKSLNVIHMEVPCCYGLVHIAREALNKSGKDVPFEDVTIGIKGEVIAKKRWPPLGRRG
- a CDS encoding APC family permease is translated as MGEVIRETVYVRRASGLVRELGMLESLSVALSGAIGAGINVLVLQGANLYPGANVPLAYVLVGLMTIPLSFVIAHIAGDLPRSSALYVFVSRTVNPLLGFLGGWGIILSSAFVIGTLSRAFAVNLGPFLVLAGRAAKSDSLIGAGQFLMTDTGILLTSFIMVLVFYLVLTFGARVYGKFMDIIFIIPLIGFVINLILFIATPPGSVKALYDATWGAGAYDEIVRLGVKYGYTPEAFAFQWGATFSIMSAAVFAYQGFERAAYVAGEVKSPKKTIMYSMFGGTILLFILYSLTAILSWSCYGDWIIMYNIAITKGVKELVINPPARSPFVAHLAASLIPGIPALQMFLYIAGLLWLFNTPPTRFLVASRTMFAMSFDRFLPEKVAYVHPKTGSPLVADTISFILGIAGIIFAHYLGIYAAAVSATLFDQFLLLLVMMGALIYPFVKEDAWKAGYRYEYKGVPLITIVGIVTVAIQFIIYYLCVSTTSITALTFGAIWYGIGTIVFAYYYWKNRQRGIDPNLIFGEIPPA